The genomic stretch GGGAGGAGGGAGGCGAGGCGACGCTGGAGTTGGAAGAAAGCTAGGGCTTGTTTTTGGCGTTGGCGCGTGCACGTGCGTGGCACATGAGGGTGAATTTTATACTACCTGTGTGGTCCAGGGAGGGACCAGGAATTCCTGGTCCAGGAGATCCGCCCCCCTCTTTTAGATATATAAGATAGATAGACAGTACAACTGAGACAGCATCAATATTATCATATTAATTTACAATTAGCATAAACAAATTATGCAGACTAAAAGAGTATGCTTGGTAAGAGACTATTTCTGACTCAAACTGACCTCTAAATTATAAGACAATAACTTTACTGTTAATTATACAAGACGTTTAAAAAAATTGCAGTGCATAAGTGAAGGCATTCTCTGCTACTAGGCATTCTCTTCCCATGCCAGGAACCAGATTCAATACTATCAACAAAGGATATCACCAACTCAGTACACGCATTTCGGTAAAACCACAAACAGGAAGACATCTCTGGTAATGAAACAACTCGATATGTCAGCCGATTTTCACTTACTGCCATCAAACAACATGGCAGATCCCACTCGCTGACGGAGAGAACAATCGCCTAGTCAATCACTCTACAATATAGAGCAAGAGCAAGAGCAAGTCATCTTTGGCAACTCTTCGACCTTCTTTTCTGGGGGTGTtaacatttttgaaaataagaagaaaaatagTGAGAAAGTTAGTTATATTTAAAGATTGCTAGCAAGTAATTAGGAGGAAATATATCATTACTCTACCAATACACGCTGTAAGTAAACATCATACTACTAGCTCGCGGGCATTCATTTTTCCTTAATGTTTACCAGTGATTTTTCGTGATGGTATCTATCAACATATTGTTGGCTAAGGTTAATAGAAGTAAGCCTACCAATTCTTTTCTGTTAATATAATACAATTTTGTTCTGCAAGTAGATGGTCCTATATTATTGCAACTTAACCAAAGTAGTGTCGCATGCTCACTATCAATTGAGATCAGAATGTAAACAAGAGCACATGCATTAGAATTTAGGTAACCAACCGACTAACAATGACAAATCGAGATAAGACGCAGTAGTAAGATTTTCAGATCACAGTAGACTAGATTCAGCCCACTTTTTCTCAGTTTAAAGATACTAAATGCATCAAAAGAATTGGAATTTTAGGAATGATAAATCTATTCAAACGTGGAGATatgcttttaaaaaataaagactgCCCATAGTGTGCAACAAATATAAGGCCCACATTAACATTTCCAGATTACCTGTTTTTGTTTTAGTCAATGTAGGTTGCACAATGACATGCATCGTAATAACTCCTTCTGAGAACTCACCAAAAGGTGATCGACACTGGCCAATCGTTGTTCCATTCTCTAATACTTTGCCAGCATTTATCAGTTTGACATCGTTTGCAACTTTTGGTACCATTTTCTTGTCTACAAAAAACAACGCAAGGCTAACTTATACGATCGTGCTATGCAATAAGAGGCTAACATGTAAAACCATCAAAAGAAGGAAAACAACATGTAGATGAAGAAACATAA from Zingiber officinale cultivar Zhangliang chromosome 5B, Zo_v1.1, whole genome shotgun sequence encodes the following:
- the LOC121984495 gene encoding membrane-anchored ubiquitin-fold protein 4-like isoform X2; its protein translation is MPEEDLVELKFRLYDGSDIGPVRYSSSSTVAMLKERIISEWPRDKKMVPKVANDVKLINAGKVLENGTTIGQCRSPFGEFSEGVITMHVIVQPTLTKTKTEKKVEELPKMTCSCSCSIL